From Bacteroidota bacterium:
ATGCCAGGGACCGAAAGACATCCCCGACAGTGTTGCTCAGGCAGGCGCTGCCGCGGCTGAAGCACTCGCACTCATCGACTCAGGTTTTGTGGAATTGGAACCCAATACAGCACAGATTACTGAGGAAAGATGCTGCGGATGTCAGGTATGTGTGAACATGTGCCCATATACGGCCATTTCATTCAATGCAGAAAAAGGAAAATCATTCATCAATGAAGCGTTATGTAAAGGGTGCGGTACCTGCGTGGCATCATGCGGTTCCAACGCCATTTTCCAGAACCTGTTTGATGATGAGGAAATCATGAGCGAGATTGACGGTATTTTAATTGATTAGAAAAACAAAAATATAATATATGCAACCGACAGAAAATAACATGGAACAATGGACACCACGAATAGTTGCCTTCTTCTGCAACTGGTGTACCTACACTGCTTCTGACCTTGCCGGCGTATCCAGGATGAGATATGCGCCCAGTACCCGCGTTGTTCGCGTGATGTGCTCAGGCCGTATCGACCCTGAATTCATCATGGAAGCCTTTGCCAAAGGAGCCGATGGTGTGCTCATTGGCGGATGCCACCCCGGTGACTGCCACTACGCTGAAGGCAATTATAAATGCCTCAGGCGATTCAAACTGATGCAGAAATACATTGCTCAGATGGGTATCGACAACTCAAGGCTTCGCCTTGAATGGATCAGCGCCAGCGAAGGCAAACGCCTTCAGGAAGTGGTTAATGAAATGACCGCAACACTGAAGGAACTTGGTCCGTCAACGATCAAAGAAGTGGTTCAAACTCTTGATAAATAAGGAGGATAAGAAATGGAAAACGAAAAACCAAAACTGAAATTAGCCATATATTGGGGCG
This genomic window contains:
- a CDS encoding hydrogenase iron-sulfur subunit, coding for MQPTENNMEQWTPRIVAFFCNWCTYTASDLAGVSRMRYAPSTRVVRVMCSGRIDPEFIMEAFAKGADGVLIGGCHPGDCHYAEGNYKCLRRFKLMQKYIAQMGIDNSRLRLEWISASEGKRLQEVVNEMTATLKELGPSTIKEVVQTLDK